DNA sequence from the Cupriavidus oxalaticus genome:
CGGCATGCCAGGCGTGACCGCGTGGTATGGGCTGAACAAGATCATCCAGCCCAAGGCGGGCCAGACCATCGCGGTCAGCGCCGCGTCGGGCGCGGTCGGCAGCGTGGTGGGCCAGCTGGCCAAGCTGGCGGGCTGCCGCGCGGTGGGCTTTGCCGGCGGCAAGGACAAGTGCGACTACGTGGTCAATGAGCTGGGCTTCGACGCCTGTATCGACTACAAGGCGGCAAAAGACCCGAAAGAGCTCTACACCATGCTCAAGGAAGCCACGCCCGACGGCATCGACGGCTATTTCGAGAACGTCGGCGGCGAGATCTTCGACGCAGTGCTGTCGCGCATGAACGCCTTCGGCCGCATCGCCCTGTGCGGCATGATCGCCGGCTATGACGGCAACCCGCTGCCGCTGAAGAACCCGCAGCTGATCCTGATCTCGCGCCTGACCATCGAGGGCTTTATCGTCTCCGAGCACATGGAAGTGTGGCCGCAGGCGCTGAAGGAGCTGGGCACCGCGGTCGCGCAGGGCAAGCTGAAGTTCCGCGAGAGCATTGCCGAAGGCCTGGCGAGCGCGCCGGAAGCCTTCATGGGCCTGCTCAAGGGCAAGAACTTCGGCAAGCAGCTGGTCAAGCTGGTCTGAGCCCAGCACCGGGCACGCCGCGACCCCACGGGCGTGCCGCGCAGCGATCGCAGGCAAGACAGTGCAGGCAAGACAGCGCAGGCAAGACAAGAGGAGGAGACACCCATGAATGCCCCGCAAGTTCCGCAAGTCCAGCAAGCCACCGATGACGATATCGGCGCCGGCCTGCCCGAAGAGGTCAGGGCCCGCTACCGCAACCTGCCGCGGCCGCCGCAGTTCGCCACCGTGGGCGAGGAGCGCCTGCACCGCAAGCAGCGCCTCGCCGCCGCCTTCCGGCTGTTCTCGAAATTCGGCTTCGACGAAGGCGTGGCCGGCCATATCACCGCGCGCGATCCCGAGTTCCCCGATACCTTCTGGGTCAATCCCTTCGGCGTGCATTTCAGCCAGGTCCGGGTCTCCAACCTGATTCGCTGCGACCACCACGGCGACGTGGTGGAGGGCGACTACCCGGTCAATGCCGCGGCCTTCGCGATCCATTCGCGCGTGCACCAGACCCGCCCCGACGCGGTCGCCGCCGCGCACTCGCACAGCACCTATGGCCGCGCCTGGTCGACGCTCGGCCGCCCGCTCGATGCGCTGACGCAGGACGTGTGCGCGTTCTACAACGACCATGCGGTCTATGACGATTTCGGCGGCGTGGTGGTGGAGCTGGATGAGGGCCAGCGCATCGCCAATGCGCTCGGGCAGAACAAGGCCGCGATCCTGCAGAACCACGGCCTGCTGACGGTCGGCAAGACCGTGGACGAAGCGGCGTGGTGGTTCATCACCATGGAACGCTCCTGCCAGGTGCAGCTGCTGGCTGAAGCCGCTGCCGCGCGCACGCAGGCGCCGCTGAAGGTGATTGCCGACGCTGCCGCGCGGCAGGCGTATTCGATCGTCGGCACCGCGCAGGCGGGCTGGTTCCAGTTCCAGCCGCTGTATGCGCGTATCGTCAAGGAACAGCCGGACCTGCTGGACTGAGCGGCCGCCGCATGGCGGCCATCCCTGCAGTCGATCCACAACCGTGAGGTGGCCCGCATGGCAGACATCATCCTTCACCAGTACGCAACCTCGCCGTTCTCGGAAAAAGTACGGCTGCTGCTGGGCGCCAAGGGGCTGGCGTGGCAGGCGGTGGAAATCCCCGCCATCCTGCCCAAGCCGGATTTGCTGGCGCTGACCGGCGGCTATCGTCGCACGCCGGTGATGCAGGTCGGCGCCGACATTTATTGCGACACGGCACTGATCTGCGAAGTCATCGACACGCTGGCGCCGTCACCGCCGCTGTATCCACCCGCGCAGGCCGCGGTGGCACGCGTGATGGCGGCCTGGTTCGACAGTGCGTTGTTTACCGCTGCGGCGACCTACGTGTTCCAGCCAGACGGCGTTGCCAGCATGCTGGGCCATCTGTCGCCGGCGCAGGTCCAGGCGTTTGTCGCCGACCGCAAGGCCATGCGCGGCGACACCAACGCGCTGCGCATGCCGCCGCCCGAGGCCACCGCGCAGCTGCACGAAACCTTCGGCAGGCTCGAAACGCAGTTTGCCGCGGGCGTGGAGCATGTCGCCGGGCCCTTGCTGTCCGTGGCGGACTTTTCGCTGTACCACAACCTCTGGTTTATCCGCCGCGCCGGCGCGCTGGCGCAGATGCTGGAGGCCTATCCCAGGCTGCAGGCCTGGTATGCGCGCATGAATACCTTCGGCCACGGGCGTCCGCGCGTGGTCGGCGGCGAGCAGGCCATTGGCGTGGCGCTCAGCGCGGACCCGGTTGCGCTCGATGAAGGCGTGCGCGAGGGCGAAGGCCTGCAGCCGGGCGACGCAGTCACCATCACGCCGACCGACTACGCACGTGATCCCGTGGCCGGCGTGTTGCTGGCACTGGGCCCGCACCGCGTCACGCTGCGCCGGCAGGACCCGCGCGCCGGCGCGCTCAACGTGCATTTCCCGCGGCAGGGCTACCAGGTGCGGCGCGCCGCCTGAACCGGTGCGCCGCCGCGCCGCTGCATGGGGTCATCCTCCTACTGATTTCACGCGACAGGACAGACGACATGAAGGATTTTTCCAACAAGGTAGCCGTCATCACCGGCGGTGCATCGGGGTTTGGCAAGGAATTCGCCCGCATCGGCGCCGATCTCGGCATGAAGCTGGTGCTGGCCGACGTGCAGGAGGACGCGCTGGACGCGACCGTGGCCGAATTCAAGGCGCGCAATGTACCGGTGATCGGGCTGCGCACCGACGTGTCGCGCGCCGAGCAGGTGCAGGCGCTGGCCGATGCGGCAATGGAGGCATTCGGGCAGGTCAACCTGCTCTTCAACAATGCCGGCGTGGGTGCCGGCGGACTGCTCTGGGAAAACTCGCTGCAGGACTGGGAATGGGTGCTCGGCGTCAATCTCTACGGCGTGATCCACGGCGTGCGCATCTTTACGCCGCTGATGCTGGCGGCCGCGGAGAAGGATCCTTCGTACCAGGGCCATATCGTCAACACCGCGTCGATGGCAGGGTTGCTCAACCCGCCCGCGATGGGCGTGTACAACGTGTCCAAGCACGCGGTGGTGTCGCTGTCGGAAACGCTGTACCAGGACCTGGGCCTGGTCACCGGGCAGGTGCGCTGCTCGGTACTGTGCCCGTACTTCGTGCCCACCGGCATCAGCCAGTCGCAGCGCAACCGGCCCGCGGAGCTGGCCAACCAAACGCCGCCGACGCGCTCGCAGCTGGTGTCGCAGGCGCTGTCGGACAAGGCCGTCGGCTCCGGCAAGGTGACTGCCGCCGAGGTCGCGCACAAAACCTTCGATGCCATCCGCGCCGATAGCTTCTATATTTATTCGCATCCGCAGGCGCTGGAACCTGTACGCCAGCGCTTCGAGGACATCGTCGGGCCGCGCAATCCCGGCGATCCCTTTGCCGACAAGCCCGAAGTCCGTGCGGGCCTCGTGGCCGCGCTGCGCGGCTGACACGCCAACGCCACCAACGAGGAGCCACGCACATGGAGACCACCATGGCCGCCCCCGCCGTGATCCGGCACCTGCAGTACGCCAGCCTGTCCAACGGCACCCGGCTGCACTACGCCAGCGCTGGCGAGCGCGGCAAGCCGCTGATGCTGTTCGTGCACGGATTCCCCGAGTTCTGGTACGAATGGGAAGCCCAGCTGGCCGAGTTCGGGCACACGCACTTCGCCGTCGCGCCGGACCTGCGCGGCTTCAACCTGTCGAGCAAGCCCGGCGACGTGGAGTCCTACCGGCCGCGCCATATCGTCGAAGACCTGGTGCAGTTCATCGGTGCGCTGGGCTATGACCAGGCCATCGTTGTCGCGCACGACTGGGGCGGCGCGATCTGCTGGAACCTGGCGATCCAGTTCCCGCAACTCGTGCGCCAGCTCGTCATCATCAACTCGCCGCACCCGTACCTGTTCGCGCGTGCGCTGGCCACCGATCCGGAGCAGCAGGCCGCTTCCGCCTACATGAACTGGCTGCGCAAGTCCGGTTCAGAGAAGGCATTGGCCGCCAACGACTTTGCGCTGCTGGACCGCATGCTGGCCGACGCCGACGGCAAGCCGGCCGCGTGGTACACGCCGCAGACGCGCGAGCGCTATCACGCCGCGTGGTCGCAGCCTGGCGAGGGGGGCGTGCATCCGCTGACCGGCGGCGTCAATTTCTACCGCGCCTCGCCGATGCGGCCGCCGGGCGACGGCGAAGCCGGGCCGGACCTGTCGCAGCTCGATCCGGCCAGGTTCGTGGTCCGCGTGCCGACGCTGGTGATCTGGGGCGAACGCGATCGCGCCTTGCCGAAATCCCTGCTCAATGGCCTGGAGGACTTTGTCACGGACCTGCGCCTGGAGCGCATTCCGGACGGCACCCACTGGGTCATCCACGAGCAGCCGGAGCATGTCAACCTGCTGATCCGCAGCGCATTGCCGGCGGGTTAGCCGCGCCCTGGCGGCATTCAGTTAACCGCTGTCGTTCCCGCCTGCGCGGGAACGACGGTGGAACTTGATCTCTGACTGAACGGCGGCAGGCCCCGGGCGGCCAGCGTCAGGCCAGGCGATCGCGGTACAGGCGATAGTTCTCATCATCGAAGCAGACAAAAGTCACCTGCTCGATCTCGGGCGCTGACGCCAGCGCTTCGCGCACCGCGGCGATGGCGATATCCGCCGCGCGCTCGCGCGGAAAGGCGTAGATGCCCGTGCTGATGTTGGGGAAGGCGAGCGTGCGCAGATGGTGCTGCGCGGCTACACGGATGCTGTTGCGGTAGGCGTTGGCGAGCTGTTCGTCCTCGCCCTGGCCGCCGCCATGCCAGACCGGGCCGACGGCGTGGATCACGTACGGCGCAGGCAGGCGCCCGCCCGTGGTGAGCACCGCCTCGCCGGTGGGGCAGCCGCCCTGCGCGTCGCGGATCGCGCGGCAGGCCTCCATGATGGCGGGGCCGCCGGCCCCGTGGATGGCGCCGTCGACGCCGCCGCCGCCCAGCAGCCCGCTGTTGGCCGCGTTGACGATGGCGTCGACTTCCATCCGGGTGATGTCGCCATGGACTACCTGCAGGTGCTCGCCGGTCATGTCGTCTCCTGGTTTGAGAGCGCGCCCGCCGCGGTGCCGGCGGGCCACCTTGCTGCTATGCACTACATGGATTGCTCAAGCATACGCCGATAATCCGCCGCGCTGGCCTCTTTCGGGTTGGTCTTGTGGCAATGGTCCGCCAGCGCGCCGGCGATCACCTTGTCGAACATGTCCTCGGTGACGCCCATCTGGCGCAGGCCGGTGGGCAGGCCCAGGCGTGCCGTCATGTCGTGCACGGCCTGCGCGATATCGGCGCCGTCGGGCAGATGCATGGCGCGGCGCAGGCGCGCGTAGCGGTCGTCGCGCACCACGGTGGGCGCGTCGGCGTTGAAGCGCAGCACCGCCGGCATCACCACCGCGTTGAGCGTGCCGTGATGCAGGCCGGTGCGGCCGTCGATCTTCAGCCCGCCCAGCGGGTGCGACAGCGAATGCACGCAGCCCAGCCCTTTCTGGAACGCCATCGCACCCTGCATCGATGCGCTCATCATGTTCAGCCGCGCGTCGCGGTCCTGGCTGTCGCGGGTGGCGCGCTCGATATGGGTCCAGCCGCGCTCCAGCCCGTCCAGCGCGATACCGTCGGCGGGCGGGTTGAAGGCGGGGGCGAGGTAGGTCTCGATGCAGTGCGCGATCGCGTCCATGCCGGTGGCCGCGGTCAAGCCGGCCGGCAGGCCCAGCGTCAGGTCCGGATCGCAGATGGCCGACCTGGGCAGCAGGTGCCACGAGTGGAAGCCCAGCTTGCGCCCGTCGTCCAGGATGATGATGGCGCCGCGCGCCACTTCGCTGCCGGTGCCCGAGGTGGTCGGCACGGCGATCAGCGGCGCGGCCTGGTCGGTGATCTTGCCGCTGCCGCCTTCGATGGTGGCATAGGTGGTCAGCTCGCCCGGGTGCGTGGCCAGGATGGCGATGCCCTTGGCCAGGTCGATCGACGATCCGCCGCCCACCGCCACCAGCCCGTCACAGTTGGCCTCGCGGTATTGCGCGGCGGCCTTGCGCACCATCGCCTCGGTCGGGTTCGACGGGG
Encoded proteins:
- a CDS encoding NADP-dependent oxidoreductase — protein: MSNTFKRIVLASRPEGAVTPANFRLEDVPVPQIADGQVLVRNHYLSLDPYMRGRMNDSKSYAAPQPLNEVMIGGTVGEVVESKNSKFKPGDKVVGMFGWQEMGVSDGTGLQPVDTTHIPLSAYLGSVGMPGVTAWYGLNKIIQPKAGQTIAVSAASGAVGSVVGQLAKLAGCRAVGFAGGKDKCDYVVNELGFDACIDYKAAKDPKELYTMLKEATPDGIDGYFENVGGEIFDAVLSRMNAFGRIALCGMIAGYDGNPLPLKNPQLILISRLTIEGFIVSEHMEVWPQALKELGTAVAQGKLKFRESIAEGLASAPEAFMGLLKGKNFGKQLVKLV
- a CDS encoding class II aldolase/adducin family protein, with amino-acid sequence MNAPQVPQVQQATDDDIGAGLPEEVRARYRNLPRPPQFATVGEERLHRKQRLAAAFRLFSKFGFDEGVAGHITARDPEFPDTFWVNPFGVHFSQVRVSNLIRCDHHGDVVEGDYPVNAAAFAIHSRVHQTRPDAVAAAHSHSTYGRAWSTLGRPLDALTQDVCAFYNDHAVYDDFGGVVVELDEGQRIANALGQNKAAILQNHGLLTVGKTVDEAAWWFITMERSCQVQLLAEAAAARTQAPLKVIADAAARQAYSIVGTAQAGWFQFQPLYARIVKEQPDLLD
- a CDS encoding glutathione S-transferase family protein, giving the protein MADIILHQYATSPFSEKVRLLLGAKGLAWQAVEIPAILPKPDLLALTGGYRRTPVMQVGADIYCDTALICEVIDTLAPSPPLYPPAQAAVARVMAAWFDSALFTAAATYVFQPDGVASMLGHLSPAQVQAFVADRKAMRGDTNALRMPPPEATAQLHETFGRLETQFAAGVEHVAGPLLSVADFSLYHNLWFIRRAGALAQMLEAYPRLQAWYARMNTFGHGRPRVVGGEQAIGVALSADPVALDEGVREGEGLQPGDAVTITPTDYARDPVAGVLLALGPHRVTLRRQDPRAGALNVHFPRQGYQVRRAA
- a CDS encoding SDR family oxidoreductase, whose translation is MKDFSNKVAVITGGASGFGKEFARIGADLGMKLVLADVQEDALDATVAEFKARNVPVIGLRTDVSRAEQVQALADAAMEAFGQVNLLFNNAGVGAGGLLWENSLQDWEWVLGVNLYGVIHGVRIFTPLMLAAAEKDPSYQGHIVNTASMAGLLNPPAMGVYNVSKHAVVSLSETLYQDLGLVTGQVRCSVLCPYFVPTGISQSQRNRPAELANQTPPTRSQLVSQALSDKAVGSGKVTAAEVAHKTFDAIRADSFYIYSHPQALEPVRQRFEDIVGPRNPGDPFADKPEVRAGLVAALRG
- a CDS encoding alpha/beta fold hydrolase translates to METTMAAPAVIRHLQYASLSNGTRLHYASAGERGKPLMLFVHGFPEFWYEWEAQLAEFGHTHFAVAPDLRGFNLSSKPGDVESYRPRHIVEDLVQFIGALGYDQAIVVAHDWGGAICWNLAIQFPQLVRQLVIINSPHPYLFARALATDPEQQAASAYMNWLRKSGSEKALAANDFALLDRMLADADGKPAAWYTPQTRERYHAAWSQPGEGGVHPLTGGVNFYRASPMRPPGDGEAGPDLSQLDPARFVVRVPTLVIWGERDRALPKSLLNGLEDFVTDLRLERIPDGTHWVIHEQPEHVNLLIRSALPAG
- a CDS encoding O-acetyl-ADP-ribose deacetylase gives rise to the protein MTGEHLQVVHGDITRMEVDAIVNAANSGLLGGGGVDGAIHGAGGPAIMEACRAIRDAQGGCPTGEAVLTTGGRLPAPYVIHAVGPVWHGGGQGEDEQLANAYRNSIRVAAQHHLRTLAFPNISTGIYAFPRERAADIAIAAVREALASAPEIEQVTFVCFDDENYRLYRDRLA
- a CDS encoding iron-containing alcohol dehydrogenase produces the protein MAFIYYLTHIHLDFGAVSLLKSECERIGIRRPLLVTDKGVVAAGVAQRAIDAMQGLPVAVFDETPSNPTEAMVRKAAAQYREANCDGLVAVGGGSSIDLAKGIAILATHPGELTTYATIEGGSGKITDQAAPLIAVPTTSGTGSEVARGAIIILDDGRKLGFHSWHLLPRSAICDPDLTLGLPAGLTAATGMDAIAHCIETYLAPAFNPPADGIALDGLERGWTHIERATRDSQDRDARLNMMSASMQGAMAFQKGLGCVHSLSHPLGGLKIDGRTGLHHGTLNAVVMPAVLRFNADAPTVVRDDRYARLRRAMHLPDGADIAQAVHDMTARLGLPTGLRQMGVTEDMFDKVIAGALADHCHKTNPKEASAADYRRMLEQSM